The DNA window GAATGTTCCTTTGTATTCCGGCTATTGCGATCATTAAAATAATTTGTGAAAGAGTGGATGATCTGAAGCCTTGGGGCAGACTTCTGGGTGAAGAAGAGAAGCCTAATAAAAAGAAAAAGAGTTATAAAATATCAAAGAATATTACGTTGAAGGAAATGGACTAGAATATGAGTAATGAGCAATCAGTAATCAGTAATGAATGATAATTGATCAATGATGATTTCATACGTTTGTTAAAGTTCCTGCTCAATTACTTGACTTGCTTTTTACATTTTAAAATAAAAAGACTGCCTTTTTCAAGACAGTCTTTCTTTATATTTATCCTGGAAGTGCACAATAAGGGCTCATTCCATTTGGACAGGTTTCTGTACAATAAATATAGGTTTGAGAATCCGGGCAATATCCTTTATCTGGTTCTTGCGGACCACCTCCGCCGCCACCTCCCAAACACGGGTCTCCCGGTGGAATTTTACAAGGACACCCTATAGGTCCGATATCACATTTTCCGATACCACCTCCTCCTTGGATTTCTCTTAAATCCGTACGGTTCAATTTTTTAAGTTTTTTTAGCATAATATTATTAGTTGAGTAATCAAATATAAACAATAATATTATCCGAAACCCAACATTAACCTATCATTAACATTAATTGATTGTTTTTATTTAAAAATAATTAAACAAATGCTATTTTTATTTTACATTTGATATAAAATCGTTAATTATGAAAATCGTAAAATTCATTCTTTGTCTCCTTTTCGGACTTATGTTTATTAATGCAGGATTGAACAAGTTTTTTAATTATATGCCCATGGAGAAACCTACTCCGGAGCAAATGAAACTTTTCGCTGCATTCGGAGAAATCAGCTGGCTGATGCCTTTAGTTGGTGTTGTAGAAGTAATCGGTGGATTATTGTTTATCTTCCCAAAAACAAGAGCATTAGGAGCTATTGTTATTTTACCGGTCATGGTAGGAATTGTTACCCACGTTTTCACTATGGATAAATCTCCAATGGGAATGAGCATCGCAGGGATTATGTTTTTGATCAACATCTGGATCATTATTGACAACAGAGAAAAATATAAAAACCTGGTAAGCTAGTGTTTTATAAATGGTCAATAGTAAAGTAAATGAGCTGCAATTTTAGAAATTAACCAGCAGAACAAGTTTCACTATTGACCATTATCTTTATTTATACAAAAGCGCTGAATCCTGTAATCGATCGTCCTACGATGAGCGAATTAATTTCTTTTGTTCCTTCATAAGAATAAATAGCTTCGGCATCTGCAACAAATCGGGCAACGTCATACTCCAGCAAAATTCCATTTCCGCCCAGGACTTCTCTTGCTCTGGATACAATATCACGGGTTCTGAGGGTACAGAAAACCTTAGCCAGAGAAGCATGCTCATCTTTTAAAATTCCTTCATCCTGCATTTCAGAAAGCCTGAAAACCATTGTCTGCATGGCGGTAAGGTTGGACAACATTTCTACCAGATGCCCCTGTATCATTTGAAATGAAGCAATAGGTCGTCCAAACTGTTCTCTTTTTCGGGTATAATCTAAGGCACTTTCGTATGCACCTCTGGCACAACCCGTAGCCATCCAGGCGACTCCTGCCCTTGTCATCCGAAGAACTTTTCCGGTGTCTTTAAATGAATTGGCATTTTGTAAACGATTTTCTTCTGTAACCAGGCAGTCTTTAAGAGTAATTAAACCATTCTGAACAATTCTTAATGCCATTTTTCCTTTAATCTTCTCCACAGAATATCCGGGATTATCTTTTTCTACAATAAAACCTTTTACTTCTCCACTATCCAGATCTCTTGCCCAGATAATGATAAGGTCTGCGAAAGTGGCATTTCCTATCCATTTTTTCTGGCCGTTAAGAATCCAGCCGTCAGCCGTTTTTTTGCAGGTCACCGTAAGGCCGCCAGCTGCTCCTGAACCTACTTCCGGTTCTGTAAGGCCAAAAGCTCCGATTTTTTCAAACTTCTGCATCTGTGGAAGCCACTTTTGTTTCTGTTCTTCTGACCCGCAGATATAAATTGAACCCATTGCCAGCCCGGATTGCACTCCGAAAAAAGTTGCAATAGAAGCATCAATTCTGGCCATTTCCATCGCAATAACACCTTCCATTAAAAAGGGCATTCCCGGACAACCGTACCCTTCATAAGTAACTCCGCAGATATTTAGTTTTTGAAATTTCGGAATCAGTTCAAAAGGAAATTCATCTCTGAGCCAGTAATGATTCACCAGGGGTTTCACTTCTTTTTCCATGAATTCTCTTACTTTAAGCTGAATCTCT is part of the Chryseobacterium lactis genome and encodes:
- a CDS encoding DoxX family protein — protein: MKIVKFILCLLFGLMFINAGLNKFFNYMPMEKPTPEQMKLFAAFGEISWLMPLVGVVEVIGGLLFIFPKTRALGAIVILPVMVGIVTHVFTMDKSPMGMSIAGIMFLINIWIIIDNREKYKNLVS
- a CDS encoding acyl-CoA dehydrogenase family protein, translated to MSNTFSKIRNAIGLFTSIDFDQLSAISQKVDLPKLMNNFSKLDDKQLAGLVKMLDPNKKKKELPPIDGDFYDIYHTLSPEQREIQLKVREFMEKEVKPLVNHYWLRDEFPFELIPKFQKLNICGVTYEGYGCPGMPFLMEGVIAMEMARIDASIATFFGVQSGLAMGSIYICGSEEQKQKWLPQMQKFEKIGAFGLTEPEVGSGAAGGLTVTCKKTADGWILNGQKKWIGNATFADLIIIWARDLDSGEVKGFIVEKDNPGYSVEKIKGKMALRIVQNGLITLKDCLVTEENRLQNANSFKDTGKVLRMTRAGVAWMATGCARGAYESALDYTRKREQFGRPIASFQMIQGHLVEMLSNLTAMQTMVFRLSEMQDEGILKDEHASLAKVFCTLRTRDIVSRAREVLGGNGILLEYDVARFVADAEAIYSYEGTKEINSLIVGRSITGFSAFV